From a single Salinirussus salinus genomic region:
- a CDS encoding DUF7351 domain-containing protein, translating into MHEPSLGADLDEVFGVVANETRIAILRALWDEHTANPEEVDGPRSDPVAFSTLRERVGVADSGQFNYHLDKLVPEFVQHREGGYVLTHAGAQVVGAAVSGVYTDTDADLEAAEMGACTVSDCTGTLEASYEDGHVTVACDTCDLRTVMHVPPVVVGTQDVGANPDLLQQFTLTEMQRLVRGFCNLCDGPVGARVADSLTDGPSEGSVAVVHVCQSCGSISHTSAAVFVLDHPAVVSLLHDAGIDYRSIALWQTPPELAYEETVRSLDPLRLEVTVTVDSETLDIVLDDDFDVVEARRGPGPADGE; encoded by the coding sequence ATGCACGAACCGAGCCTCGGCGCCGACCTCGACGAGGTCTTCGGCGTCGTCGCCAACGAGACCCGGATCGCCATCCTCCGGGCGCTGTGGGACGAACACACCGCGAACCCGGAGGAGGTCGACGGGCCGCGGTCGGATCCGGTGGCGTTCTCGACGCTCAGGGAGCGAGTGGGGGTCGCGGATTCGGGCCAGTTCAACTACCACCTCGACAAGCTCGTCCCGGAGTTCGTCCAGCACCGCGAGGGCGGCTACGTGCTGACGCACGCGGGTGCCCAGGTCGTCGGAGCGGCCGTCTCCGGGGTGTACACCGACACCGACGCCGACCTTGAGGCCGCGGAGATGGGCGCGTGTACGGTGTCGGACTGCACCGGGACGCTCGAGGCGAGCTACGAGGACGGCCACGTCACCGTCGCCTGTGACACCTGTGACCTCCGGACCGTCATGCACGTGCCGCCGGTCGTCGTCGGGACGCAGGACGTCGGGGCGAACCCCGACCTCCTCCAGCAGTTCACGCTGACGGAGATGCAGCGGCTGGTCCGTGGCTTCTGTAATCTCTGTGACGGTCCGGTCGGGGCACGCGTCGCCGACTCCCTGACCGACGGCCCGTCCGAGGGCTCGGTCGCGGTTGTCCACGTATGTCAGTCGTGTGGTAGTATCTCGCACACCTCGGCAGCGGTCTTCGTCCTCGACCACCCGGCCGTCGTCTCCCTGCTGCACGACGCGGGTATCGACTACCGGTCGATCGCTCTCTGGCAGACGCCGCCCGAGCTGGCCTACGAGGAGACCGTCCGGAGCCTCGACCCGCTCCGCCTCGAAGTCACAGTCACCGTCGACAGCGAGACGCTCGACATCGTGCTCGACGACGACTTCGATGTGGTCGAGGCCCGCCGGGGACCCGGGCCGGCCGACGGGGAGTGA
- a CDS encoding enoyl-CoA hydratase/isomerase family protein, with product MPSTDSVLLEMDGGVATITLNEPDRRNALSAAVQSGIREALEEIEGREDARVVVFEGAGEAFCAGGDIEKMQAWLEDDTPPAERAREIEAGMSLMKRVDEFPLYTIAKIDGPAVGAGAVLSLACDIQVASDRSVVGFVFRNVGLAVDNGASYFLPRVVGDNVAKELAATGELVGAERAEELGLVNHVYPAAEFESEADALVEEVATGPTVALRHTKRLIDRGHDADLEDALADEAIAQAAVMETDDHREGVEAFLEKREPEFEGR from the coding sequence ATGCCATCGACAGATTCGGTCCTGCTCGAGATGGACGGCGGCGTCGCCACGATCACGCTCAACGAACCCGACCGGCGCAACGCCCTCTCCGCGGCGGTCCAGTCGGGGATCCGCGAGGCGCTCGAGGAGATCGAGGGTCGCGAGGACGCCCGCGTCGTCGTCTTCGAGGGCGCCGGCGAGGCCTTCTGTGCCGGCGGCGACATCGAGAAGATGCAGGCGTGGCTCGAGGACGACACCCCACCGGCGGAGCGCGCCCGCGAGATCGAGGCGGGAATGTCCCTGATGAAGCGGGTGGACGAGTTCCCGCTGTACACGATAGCCAAGATCGACGGCCCCGCGGTGGGCGCCGGCGCGGTGCTCTCGCTGGCCTGTGACATCCAGGTCGCCAGCGACCGGTCGGTCGTCGGCTTCGTCTTCCGGAACGTCGGCCTCGCGGTCGACAACGGTGCCTCCTACTTCCTCCCGCGCGTCGTGGGGGACAACGTCGCCAAGGAGCTGGCCGCGACGGGCGAACTCGTCGGTGCCGAGCGCGCCGAGGAGCTCGGCCTGGTCAACCACGTCTACCCGGCCGCGGAGTTCGAGAGCGAGGCCGACGCGCTCGTCGAGGAGGTCGCGACCGGGCCGACGGTCGCGCTCCGGCACACCAAGCGGCTCATCGACCGCGGCCACGACGCCGACCTGGAGGACGCGCTCGCCGACGAGGCCATCGCACAGGCCGCCGTGATGGAGACCGACGACCACCGCGAGGGCGTCGAGGCGTTCCTGGAGAAACGCGAGCCGGAGTTCGAGGGGCGGTGA
- a CDS encoding inorganic phosphate transporter, with the protein MAWALGANSNSPPFAPAIGANAISTMQAAFVVGVLAALGAVTQGGAISETVGADLINTVGITPLAATAGLLTAAMFMAFGVYSGYPVPAAFATTGAMVGVGLSLGGDPATATYQRLGLFWVLVPPVSGGMAYGTAKLLRGENVPETVGVPLLAGVVAGIVANIQLGVIPAPPGAAQNSLAGYVSMVAGLPAVGGLDLARVLATAALALLGFVAIRRRTQASVDRGIRTFLVVLGGIVAFSSGGSQVGLATGPLQNLFVEQLRLDVLLLLSLGAVGILAGAWMGAPRLLQATSREYAQLGVRRSIAALVPGFIIAQAAIALSIPISFNNIIISGVIGGGLAAGSAGVSRRKIGVTVTFWVLTLVTSVAIGYGVHTAFSTVLGVQ; encoded by the coding sequence ATGGCCTGGGCACTGGGGGCGAACAGTAACTCCCCGCCCTTCGCGCCCGCGATCGGCGCCAACGCCATCTCGACGATGCAGGCGGCCTTCGTCGTCGGCGTGCTCGCGGCGCTGGGCGCGGTCACGCAGGGCGGGGCCATCTCCGAGACCGTGGGCGCCGACCTGATCAACACCGTCGGGATCACCCCTCTCGCCGCGACGGCGGGGCTGCTCACCGCAGCCATGTTCATGGCCTTCGGCGTCTACTCGGGCTACCCGGTTCCGGCGGCGTTCGCGACGACGGGCGCGATGGTCGGCGTCGGGCTCTCGCTGGGCGGCGACCCGGCGACGGCCACCTACCAGCGCCTGGGGCTGTTCTGGGTCCTCGTCCCGCCGGTCTCGGGCGGGATGGCCTACGGCACGGCGAAGCTGCTGCGGGGCGAGAACGTCCCCGAGACGGTCGGCGTGCCGCTGCTCGCGGGCGTCGTCGCTGGGATCGTCGCCAACATCCAGCTCGGCGTCATCCCCGCGCCCCCGGGCGCCGCCCAGAACTCCCTGGCGGGGTACGTCTCGATGGTGGCCGGCCTCCCCGCCGTCGGGGGACTGGACCTGGCACGGGTCCTCGCGACCGCCGCGCTCGCGCTTCTGGGCTTCGTCGCGATCCGCCGGCGCACGCAGGCCTCGGTCGACCGCGGCATCCGCACCTTCCTGGTCGTCCTGGGCGGGATCGTGGCCTTCTCCAGCGGCGGCAGCCAGGTCGGGCTCGCGACGGGGCCGCTGCAGAACCTCTTCGTCGAACAGCTCCGGCTGGACGTCCTGCTGTTGCTCTCGCTGGGCGCGGTCGGGATCCTCGCCGGCGCCTGGATGGGTGCCCCCCGGCTGCTCCAGGCGACCTCGCGGGAGTACGCCCAGCTCGGCGTCCGGCGCTCGATCGCCGCGCTCGTCCCGGGCTTTATCATCGCGCAGGCCGCCATCGCGCTGAGCATCCCGATCTCCTTCAACAACATCATCATCTCGGGGGTCATCGGCGGCGGGCTGGCCGCGGGTTCGGCGGGGGTCTCCCGCCGGAAGATCGGCGTCACCGTCACCTTCTGGGTGCTCACGCTGGTAACCTCTGTCGCCATCGGCTACGGCGTCCACACCGCGTTCTCGACGGTGCTGGGCGTCCAGTGA